Proteins co-encoded in one Prevotella sp. E13-27 genomic window:
- the glmM gene encoding phosphoglucosamine mutase — MTLIKSISGIRGTIGGRTGDTLNPLDIVKFTTAYAKFIGGKKIVVGRDGRISGPMVRDVVCGTLVGMGYEIIDIGLATTPTTELAVRWHEADGGIIITASHNPTQWNALKLLNREGEFLTAADGAEVLAIAEKEDFEYAPVEKLGHVVKDDTMNERHVQSVLDLRLVDVEAIRKRKFRVCADTINSVGGIILPELFKALGVDFEILNSECTGQFAHNPEPLEKNLQGIMDKMRQGGFDLGIVVDPDVDRLAFICENGKMFGEEYTLVSVADYVLGASKTSITSQTSATSLNTVSNLSSTRALRDVTQKHGGTYSAAAVGEVNVTTKMKEVGAVIGGEGNGGVIYPESHYGRDALVGIGLFLSSLAQKGMTATQLRATFPDYQIAKNRIDLTPETDVDAILVKVKEMFAKDPEATVNDIDGVKIDFPTKWVHLRKSNTEPIIRVYSEAQTMEEADEIGKKLMQVVYDMQ, encoded by the coding sequence ATGACTTTAATAAAATCTATTTCTGGCATCCGCGGTACTATCGGCGGACGCACGGGCGACACGCTCAACCCATTAGACATTGTTAAGTTCACAACAGCATACGCTAAGTTCATTGGCGGCAAGAAGATCGTTGTAGGACGCGACGGACGTATCTCTGGCCCCATGGTTCGCGACGTAGTCTGCGGCACACTTGTCGGCATGGGCTATGAGATTATAGACATTGGTCTTGCCACCACTCCTACTACAGAGCTTGCAGTACGCTGGCATGAGGCCGATGGCGGCATCATCATCACAGCATCGCACAACCCCACACAGTGGAACGCGCTGAAGCTGCTGAACCGCGAGGGAGAGTTCCTCACAGCTGCCGATGGTGCAGAAGTGCTCGCCATTGCAGAGAAAGAGGACTTCGAGTATGCACCAGTAGAGAAACTGGGACATGTAGTTAAGGACGACACCATGAACGAGCGCCACGTACAGTCGGTCCTCGACCTGCGCTTAGTTGATGTTGAAGCAATACGCAAGCGTAAGTTCCGCGTATGCGCCGACACCATCAACAGCGTTGGCGGAATCATCCTCCCTGAGCTGTTCAAAGCCCTTGGCGTTGACTTCGAGATTCTGAACAGCGAGTGCACAGGTCAGTTCGCACACAACCCAGAGCCTCTGGAGAAGAACCTTCAGGGCATCATGGATAAGATGCGCCAGGGCGGTTTCGACCTTGGCATCGTGGTTGACCCCGACGTGGACCGTCTGGCATTCATATGCGAGAACGGCAAGATGTTTGGTGAGGAATATACACTGGTTTCCGTAGCGGATTATGTGCTAGGGGCTAGTAAAACTAGTATTACTAGTCAGACTAGTGCTACTAGTTTGAATACAGTCTCGAACCTTTCTTCAACACGCGCACTGCGTGACGTTACACAGAAACATGGCGGCACCTATAGCGCTGCTGCCGTAGGCGAGGTAAACGTAACGACAAAGATGAAGGAGGTAGGCGCTGTAATAGGCGGCGAAGGCAATGGCGGTGTCATCTATCCTGAGAGCCACTACGGTCGCGACGCTCTTGTAGGCATAGGCCTGTTCCTCTCATCACTGGCACAGAAGGGAATGACAGCCACACAGCTACGCGCTACATTCCCCGACTATCAGATTGCGAAGAACCGCATAGACCTCACACCTGAGACCGATGTCGATGCAATCCTCGTGAAGGTGAAGGAGATGTTTGCAAAGGATCCTGAGGCAACTGTAAACGACATAGACGGTGTGAAGATTGACTTCCCAACGAAGTGGGTACACCTGCGCAAGTCGAACACCGAGCCAATCATCCGTGTCTATAGTGAGGCACAGACTATGGAAGAAGCTGACGAGATAGGCAAGAAACTGATGCAGGTTGTGTATGACATGCAATAA
- a CDS encoding translocation/assembly module TamB domain-containing protein: protein MKKVFLWIGGILLSPILIFIILSIILYLPPVQDWAVGKATAIASEETGMDVGIEKMRLSFPLDLSIEGVTVVRQPDTIADIRNVIVDIRLLPLIKKTVVIDELEINNAKINTADFIADLQVKGSVGRMAVHSKGIDLDEGTVELNGTMLADADLTIILGDTAAVDTTTSEPLPWLINIDSVSIMRSKIMVHMPGDSMRIGVGMGHATVGKGVIDLLNNSYKVGYLRWDEGSVTYDLPYEPLAPKGMDYNHLAFSNLRLALDSIYFCAPNMAVKISDAALQEQCGLVLKHLSGDVTMDSVGIKLPKLNIETPYSNIRARGAFDFSVMDSINPGQLQMGLNASLGKQDLMLFMADMPEQFCKRWPEWPLAVRGDIDGNMEKMFVRELEMTLPTAFSVKAHGSAANITDTERLIAQLDMEAQTYDLGFAMTLADPSIMRDYRIPSGMRMNGIVKADGPRYTANLTAREGKGIVTMKGWFAQNTMSYDADIKIKDLNLHHFMPKQELYEVTASAKAKGYGTDFFKKTSWLEAEAELDHLRFGEMNVDSMKATATLRDGHALASVHGDNELLRGDIAVDALMDTKNVQATLSTDLRRLDLYAMNIMERPLQVGMCGHIDFNSNLDDVYKVSGLIGDIYLRDSLELYRPDDVGIMLRTEPDTTLFRMQSGDLVIKADASGGYQVLMDQFMALADSMTAQLKERTLKQDVLKAMLPTARLYVNSGRNNPLSNFLRSSADTYFKELAIDMTTSAEKGLNGGMHIYSLNADSTRIDTIRLNMRDSDHGLTYQAQVTNNRRNPQFVFNALIDGFIDKKGSTLGLRFYDDRNMLGLRLGAKATIEDDGLRVNLLPKRPTLGYREFNLNDDNYLFLRQDLKLQAKVNLIADDGTGLKIYSEDQDSTLLQDLTVTLYKMDLDKLTSSIPYVPHISGILDGDYHLMMDKNEKISVASDMQVAKMVYEDCPIGNLSTEFVYMQREDGTHAVQGTMMLDDNEIIELKGSYKNEGPGYIDANLAFIRTPMDIVNGFVPDQLMGLEGYAEGNVSIKGALDKPQVDGEVYLDQAYLVSKPYGVRLRFDDDPVRVINSKLLLENFTMYAHNNNPLNIMGEIDFHDTNRITVDMRMRATNFQLINSKQTKESIAYGKAFVNFYAMMSGRLEQLRMRGKLDVLGTTDVTYLLLDSPLSTDNLLDELVKFTDFSDSTATVVQKPTPDGLKVDMSISIDPGVHVLCGLNVDKTNYVDLLGGGDLNMKYTNDGINMTGRYTISSGSMKYSLPVIPLKTFTIQDGSYVEFTGDMMNPRLNLTATERTKAPVGREGEQSRNVTFDCGVVITKTLNDMGLEFIIDAPEDMSVSSELNAMAKEQRGKLAVTMLTTGMYLADGNTNAFSMNTALSSFLQSEINNITGNALKTMDLSVGLDNSTDATGQTHTDYSFKFAKRFWNNRMKVQIGGKVSSGNEVEGQGQSFFDNVAMEYRITPTSNQYVKLFYNQNVYDWLEGYTGEYGGGYIWKRKLNEFKEIFHIWGNDNSTAIPAVRSTNKVDSIRTNKTDSIRTNNKK from the coding sequence ATGAAAAAAGTGTTTCTCTGGATTGGTGGCATACTGCTTAGCCCCATCCTGATTTTCATCATATTATCCATCATACTCTATCTGCCACCAGTTCAAGACTGGGCAGTGGGCAAGGCGACAGCCATAGCATCGGAAGAAACAGGCATGGACGTAGGAATCGAGAAGATGAGACTGTCGTTTCCCCTTGACCTGAGCATCGAAGGCGTTACTGTTGTTAGGCAGCCCGACACCATTGCCGACATTCGCAACGTGATTGTCGATATAAGGCTTCTTCCATTGATAAAGAAGACTGTTGTCATCGATGAACTGGAAATCAACAATGCGAAAATCAATACAGCAGACTTCATTGCCGACCTTCAGGTGAAGGGCAGCGTTGGGCGCATGGCTGTTCACTCTAAAGGCATTGACCTCGATGAAGGAACAGTAGAGCTTAACGGTACTATGCTCGCCGACGCAGACCTTACAATAATTCTTGGTGACACGGCAGCAGTAGATACCACCACGTCGGAGCCTCTTCCCTGGCTGATAAATATTGACAGTGTGAGCATCATGCGCTCAAAGATTATGGTTCACATGCCTGGCGACTCCATGCGCATTGGCGTTGGCATGGGACATGCAACAGTAGGGAAAGGCGTCATCGACCTGCTGAACAATAGTTACAAGGTGGGCTACCTGCGATGGGATGAAGGAAGTGTAACCTACGACCTACCCTACGAGCCACTGGCGCCAAAGGGCATGGACTACAACCATCTGGCATTCTCGAATCTGCGTCTTGCCCTCGACTCCATCTATTTCTGTGCGCCAAACATGGCTGTGAAGATTAGTGACGCAGCGCTACAGGAGCAGTGTGGCTTAGTATTGAAGCATCTGTCGGGCGATGTCACCATGGACTCTGTGGGCATAAAACTGCCTAAGTTGAATATCGAGACACCATATTCTAATATACGCGCACGAGGAGCCTTCGACTTCTCTGTCATGGACTCCATTAATCCAGGACAGTTGCAGATGGGCCTCAACGCCTCACTCGGCAAACAGGACCTTATGCTCTTCATGGCCGATATGCCTGAACAGTTCTGCAAGCGATGGCCCGAATGGCCATTGGCAGTAAGAGGCGACATAGACGGTAACATGGAGAAGATGTTCGTGAGGGAGCTGGAGATGACGCTGCCCACGGCATTCAGCGTGAAGGCTCATGGCTCAGCAGCTAACATCACTGACACGGAGCGACTGATAGCACAGCTCGACATGGAGGCACAGACCTATGACCTCGGTTTCGCCATGACACTCGCCGACCCGTCGATAATGCGAGACTATCGCATACCATCAGGCATGCGCATGAACGGCATAGTGAAAGCCGACGGCCCACGCTACACAGCCAACCTCACAGCACGCGAAGGCAAGGGCATAGTAACGATGAAAGGATGGTTCGCTCAGAACACCATGAGCTATGATGCCGACATAAAGATAAAAGACCTGAACCTTCACCACTTCATGCCTAAACAGGAGCTCTATGAGGTGACAGCAAGCGCCAAGGCAAAAGGCTATGGTACAGACTTCTTCAAGAAGACAAGCTGGCTCGAAGCAGAGGCTGAACTGGATCATCTAAGATTTGGCGAGATGAACGTTGACAGTATGAAAGCCACGGCAACGTTACGCGACGGACATGCGCTGGCATCAGTACATGGCGACAACGAACTGCTTCGTGGTGACATAGCTGTCGATGCACTTATGGACACTAAGAACGTGCAGGCAACGCTTAGCACCGACCTCAGACGACTGGACCTCTATGCCATGAATATTATGGAAAGGCCACTACAGGTGGGTATGTGTGGACACATAGACTTCAACAGCAATCTTGACGACGTATATAAGGTTTCAGGACTGATAGGCGACATCTACCTGCGCGACTCACTTGAGCTGTATCGCCCTGACGACGTAGGGATAATGCTACGCACAGAGCCCGACACAACCCTATTCCGCATGCAGAGCGGCGACCTTGTGATAAAGGCCGATGCCAGCGGAGGCTATCAAGTGCTCATGGATCAGTTCATGGCTCTTGCCGACAGCATGACGGCACAGCTAAAGGAACGCACGCTGAAGCAGGATGTACTAAAGGCCATGCTCCCCACGGCACGACTCTACGTGAACAGTGGGCGCAACAACCCATTGTCCAACTTCCTGCGCTCATCGGCAGACACCTATTTCAAGGAGCTTGCCATAGACATGACCACATCGGCAGAGAAGGGACTTAACGGTGGCATGCACATCTATTCGCTGAATGCCGACTCTACCCGCATAGACACCATACGTCTGAACATGCGCGACTCTGACCACGGACTGACATATCAGGCACAGGTAACCAACAACAGACGCAACCCTCAGTTCGTGTTCAACGCGCTTATAGACGGATTCATCGACAAGAAAGGCTCCACGTTAGGACTACGTTTCTATGATGATCGAAACATGCTGGGACTCAGACTGGGAGCAAAAGCTACGATAGAAGACGACGGACTGAGAGTAAACCTGTTGCCAAAACGTCCTACGCTGGGCTATCGTGAGTTCAACCTCAACGACGACAACTACCTGTTCCTGCGTCAGGACCTGAAGCTACAGGCAAAGGTGAACCTCATAGCCGACGATGGTACGGGTCTGAAGATCTACTCTGAAGATCAGGACTCTACGCTGTTGCAAGACCTCACGGTGACTCTCTATAAGATGGACCTCGACAAGCTTACATCTTCAATACCTTACGTGCCTCATATCTCAGGCATCCTCGATGGCGACTACCACCTGATGATGGACAAGAACGAGAAAATATCTGTGGCAAGCGACATGCAGGTGGCAAAGATGGTCTATGAGGACTGTCCAATAGGCAACCTCAGCACAGAGTTCGTCTATATGCAGCGCGAGGACGGCACCCATGCCGTTCAAGGCACCATGATGCTCGATGATAACGAGATTATTGAGCTGAAAGGAAGCTACAAAAACGAAGGACCAGGATATATTGACGCAAATCTGGCATTCATTCGCACACCAATGGACATCGTCAACGGCTTTGTACCCGACCAGCTGATGGGTCTGGAAGGCTATGCTGAGGGCAATGTCTCGATAAAGGGAGCGCTTGACAAGCCACAGGTCGATGGTGAGGTGTATCTCGACCAGGCTTATCTGGTAAGTAAGCCCTATGGTGTACGCCTGCGCTTCGACGATGACCCTGTACGAGTGATAAACTCGAAACTGCTGCTCGAGAACTTCACCATGTATGCCCATAACAACAACCCTCTGAACATCATGGGCGAGATTGACTTCCACGACACAAACCGCATAACAGTAGATATGCGCATGAGGGCAACGAACTTCCAGCTGATAAACTCGAAACAGACGAAGGAGTCAATAGCCTACGGAAAGGCGTTCGTGAACTTCTATGCTATGATGAGTGGCCGACTGGAGCAGCTTCGCATGCGTGGCAAACTCGACGTGCTCGGAACAACCGATGTTACCTATCTGCTGCTCGACTCTCCTCTGTCAACAGACAACCTTCTTGACGAACTGGTAAAGTTCACCGACTTCAGCGACTCTACGGCAACAGTGGTACAGAAGCCCACCCCTGACGGTCTTAAGGTTGATATGAGCATCAGTATAGACCCTGGTGTGCACGTGCTCTGCGGACTGAACGTTGACAAGACTAACTATGTGGACCTGCTCGGCGGCGGCGACCTGAACATGAAATATACCAACGATGGTATCAACATGACAGGACGCTATACCATAAGCAGCGGATCAATGAAATACTCGCTGCCAGTGATACCACTGAAGACCTTCACCATTCAGGACGGAAGCTATGTGGAGTTCACTGGCGACATGATGAACCCACGACTGAACCTCACGGCAACGGAACGCACAAAGGCCCCCGTAGGACGCGAGGGCGAGCAGAGCCGCAACGTAACGTTCGACTGCGGCGTGGTTATAACGAAGACGCTGAACGACATGGGACTGGAGTTCATCATCGACGCTCCAGAAGACATGAGCGTATCATCAGAGCTTAACGCCATGGCCAAGGAGCAACGAGGCAAGCTGGCTGTAACTATGCTGACAACAGGCATGTATCTCGCCGATGGTAACACCAATGCCTTCTCCATGAACACAGCTCTAAGCTCGTTCCTGCAGAGCGAGATAAACAACATCACTGGCAATGCGCTGAAGACAATGGACCTCAGCGTAGGTCTCGACAACTCTACCGATGCCACAGGACAGACACATACCGACTATTCGTTCAAGTTCGCCAAGCGTTTCTGGAACAACCGAATGAAGGTACAGATAGGCGGCAAGGTATCGTCAGGCAACGAGGTGGAAGGACAAGGACAATCGTTCTTCGACAACGTGGCGATGGAATACCGCATAACGCCCACGTCGAACCAGTACGTAAAGCTGTTCTACAACCAGAACGTGTATGACTGGCTGGAGGGCTACACAGGCGAGTATGGCGGTGGCTACATATGGAAACGCAAGCTCAACGAGTTCAAGGAGATATTCCACATCTGGGGTAACGACAACTCGACAGCCATACCTGCTGTGAGATCAACAAACAAGGTTGATTCTATCAGAACAAACAAGACCGACTCTATCAGAACGAACAATAAGAAATGA
- a CDS encoding BamA/TamA family outer membrane protein, whose translation MTGVIVSSCSTTSKIPDDDQLFIGLKEIQYKGYDKNTYKDHFIATQTEIEAALATAPNGALFGSPYYRTPFPYGLWIWNWADGSSGKFKKWLNSSFGKAPVLMSKVNPRLRASVAKSVLRNNGYVHGNVTFEEITQRNPKKVKIAYTVHPDSLFLIDSMAYVNFPEEMQELIDSTMRDAEIKKGDPFAVSSLDAERSRLSMLFRNNGYYYYSSGYASYLADTFDVPNRAKLRLQLADSLPEDVLKKWYIGQIRMKMRRSSREEPTDSIGQRFLKIFYTGKRSPIRPRVILRDIKLRPRQAFSYDSYLESIQNINGAGLFSSTDFQFTPRAGTDTLDLDLTCTFDKPWDFYIEGNMKNRTIGRVGPELKVGFTRRNAFRGGEKIDLNLHGSYEWQTGGGGSDKNYYSYGADASVEFPRIIAPSFIINNALKQKKDGRIKLPRRFYSTPWTVAKLSADIIQRPGYYKMHIVSGEWSYKWQTSEQEKHQFSPLTAKYQYKNRQTEKFINILKQHPYLQVTMSDYFIPKMRYTYTYSSRKNSTHPYTWETTLEESGNFVSLLFMARGDSWNQKNKRMFNTPYSQFLKIETDYTKTWPLDSKSKLVGHINIGYIHSYGNATDYPFTEGFYVGGANSVRAFSARTIGPGQFHGDMDRQNAFLYQHGNSKLVLNLEYRRRLFGELHGAIFLDAGNVWAKNRDENYGETSFKLSEHVKQLATGTGLGLRYDLEFLILRVDWGFGLHVPYKTSKSGYFNIERFKDMHTLHLAIGYPF comes from the coding sequence ATGACAGGAGTAATTGTCTCGTCGTGCTCCACGACAAGCAAGATTCCTGACGATGACCAGCTCTTCATAGGACTGAAAGAGATACAATATAAAGGCTATGACAAGAACACATACAAAGACCACTTCATTGCCACACAGACTGAGATAGAGGCGGCACTGGCAACAGCGCCCAACGGAGCACTCTTCGGCTCGCCATACTATCGCACGCCGTTCCCCTATGGACTATGGATATGGAACTGGGCCGACGGCTCAAGCGGAAAGTTCAAGAAATGGCTTAACAGCTCGTTTGGCAAGGCGCCTGTTCTTATGAGCAAGGTGAACCCTCGTCTGCGTGCCTCAGTGGCAAAGTCGGTGCTGCGCAATAATGGATATGTGCACGGCAACGTGACATTCGAAGAGATAACACAACGCAACCCTAAGAAGGTTAAGATAGCCTATACCGTACATCCCGACTCGCTGTTCCTCATTGACAGCATGGCTTACGTGAACTTCCCAGAGGAGATGCAGGAACTCATTGACTCAACGATGAGAGATGCCGAGATAAAAAAGGGCGACCCCTTTGCCGTGTCATCGCTCGATGCTGAGCGCTCACGCCTGTCGATGCTCTTCCGCAACAACGGCTACTACTATTACTCGTCGGGCTATGCGTCATATCTTGCTGACACGTTCGACGTGCCTAATCGTGCTAAGCTGCGCCTGCAACTGGCTGACTCGCTGCCAGAGGATGTGCTGAAGAAGTGGTACATCGGACAGATAAGGATGAAGATGCGTCGTTCATCGCGCGAAGAGCCTACCGACAGCATCGGCCAGCGATTCCTGAAGATATTCTATACGGGCAAGCGCTCTCCTATACGTCCGCGAGTCATCCTTCGCGATATAAAGTTGCGCCCTCGACAGGCGTTCAGCTACGACAGCTACTTAGAGTCGATACAGAACATCAACGGTGCCGGACTGTTCAGCTCTACTGACTTCCAGTTCACGCCACGCGCTGGTACCGACACGCTCGACCTCGACCTCACTTGTACGTTTGACAAGCCATGGGACTTCTATATAGAAGGGAACATGAAGAACCGCACCATCGGACGAGTGGGCCCAGAACTCAAGGTGGGCTTCACACGTCGTAACGCCTTCCGAGGCGGCGAGAAGATCGACCTTAACCTGCACGGCTCGTATGAATGGCAGACCGGAGGCGGAGGCAGCGACAAAAATTACTACTCCTACGGTGCCGATGCCTCAGTGGAGTTTCCACGTATCATCGCGCCATCGTTCATCATCAACAATGCCCTGAAGCAGAAGAAGGACGGACGTATAAAACTGCCACGCCGCTTCTACTCTACCCCATGGACCGTGGCAAAGCTGTCTGCCGACATCATCCAGCGCCCGGGCTATTACAAGATGCACATTGTTTCAGGCGAATGGAGCTACAAGTGGCAGACATCAGAACAGGAGAAGCATCAGTTCTCGCCTCTTACAGCGAAATACCAGTACAAGAACAGGCAGACGGAGAAGTTCATAAACATACTTAAGCAACACCCCTATCTGCAGGTGACCATGAGCGACTACTTCATTCCGAAGATGCGCTACACCTACACCTATTCGAGCCGTAAGAATAGTACTCACCCATATACATGGGAGACAACGTTAGAAGAGTCGGGTAACTTCGTGTCACTTCTGTTCATGGCGCGCGGCGACAGCTGGAACCAGAAGAACAAACGGATGTTCAACACGCCCTACTCACAGTTTCTGAAGATAGAGACCGACTATACGAAGACATGGCCTCTCGACTCAAAATCAAAGCTTGTGGGACATATCAACATCGGCTACATTCATTCCTACGGCAACGCCACCGACTACCCATTTACAGAGGGCTTCTACGTGGGCGGTGCCAACAGTGTACGCGCATTCTCAGCACGTACCATAGGTCCGGGTCAGTTCCATGGCGACATGGACCGCCAGAACGCGTTCCTCTATCAGCACGGTAACTCGAAGCTGGTACTTAACCTCGAATACCGTCGCCGCCTCTTCGGAGAGCTCCACGGTGCCATCTTCCTTGATGCAGGTAACGTGTGGGCAAAGAACAGAGACGAAAACTACGGAGAGACAAGCTTCAAGCTATCAGAACACGTAAAACAGCTTGCCACAGGCACAGGTTTGGGTCTTCGCTACGATTTGGAGTTCCTCATCCTGCGTGTGGACTGGGGCTTCGGACTGCACGTGCCTTACAAGACGAGTAAGTCGGGCTATTTCAACATAGAACGATTCAAGGACATGCACACGCTACACCTCGCAATAGGATATCCGTTCTAA
- a CDS encoding DUF4827 domain-containing protein translates to MKKILFFLMAVTGVMMFFSCNNYETYADQKEKERNAINNFINARGIKVISEETFHAQNDVTNDNEYVYMNNSGVYMQIARRGADKPLQDGETCELFIRFAEYNVFDTTTVVSNRATAYDPDIMNVTRTGTTYTASFTYGTMLSTYGASVPSGWLVPLKYINVGSPTETEMISYVKLIVPHTQGHTVASGNVNPYYYEISFQKAPGL, encoded by the coding sequence ATGAAAAAAATACTGTTTTTTCTCATGGCCGTTACAGGAGTGATGATGTTTTTCTCCTGCAACAACTATGAGACCTATGCTGACCAGAAAGAGAAGGAGCGTAATGCCATCAACAACTTCATTAACGCCCGTGGTATAAAGGTGATTAGCGAGGAGACATTCCATGCACAGAACGACGTGACAAACGACAATGAGTATGTCTATATGAACAACTCTGGCGTCTATATGCAGATAGCAAGACGTGGTGCTGACAAGCCACTGCAGGACGGTGAGACCTGCGAGCTGTTCATTCGCTTTGCAGAATATAACGTGTTTGACACCACGACAGTGGTATCTAACAGAGCAACAGCCTACGACCCCGATATCATGAACGTCACCCGTACCGGCACCACCTATACGGCATCGTTCACCTATGGCACCATGCTCAGCACATACGGTGCCTCTGTTCCTTCGGGTTGGCTCGTACCCCTGAAATACATCAACGTAGGTTCTCCCACAGAGACGGAGATGATATCCTACGTGAAACTCATAGTGCCCCACACACAGGGACACACCGTAGCATCGGGAAATGTAAATCCATATTATTACGAAATTAGTTTCCAAAAAGCACCAGGATTATGA
- a CDS encoding DHH family phosphoesterase: MQKEIITEEQLEQLKTLIKESETIICVCHQNPDGDALGSTLGWADVLKTSFGKEPQVIVPDQYPDYLHWLPNSDKIIRYDKHKEGCDWTFQHADLIFCLDFNTTSRVDAMQQALDNSPAKKVLIDHHLNPDVPAEITISHPKASSASELVFRLTWQLDVFEEQTKFFATHIYCGMMTDTGAFTYNSDSCDIYFIISQLLTKNINKDKIYRNVYHNFSEDRLRLMGYVLYQKLVVDNTRHASYFTLSRDDLKRFNFVKGDAEGLVNMPLQIKGHKLSISLREDTEKENVVWVSLRSVDQFPCNEMAAQFFNGGGHLNASGGRLNCSIEEAVKVAEKAILAFENMLKG, from the coding sequence ATGCAGAAAGAGATTATAACAGAGGAGCAGTTAGAACAGCTGAAGACACTGATAAAAGAAAGCGAGACAATAATTTGTGTTTGTCACCAAAACCCTGATGGCGATGCCCTGGGCTCAACACTCGGATGGGCTGATGTGCTAAAAACAAGCTTCGGCAAAGAGCCACAGGTGATAGTGCCCGACCAGTATCCAGACTATCTGCACTGGCTGCCTAACAGCGACAAGATCATACGCTACGACAAGCACAAAGAGGGATGCGACTGGACATTCCAGCATGCAGACCTTATCTTCTGCCTCGACTTCAACACCACATCGCGCGTGGACGCCATGCAACAGGCTCTCGACAATTCGCCTGCAAAAAAGGTGCTCATAGACCACCACCTGAACCCCGATGTACCTGCTGAAATCACTATTTCGCACCCAAAGGCAAGCTCAGCAAGCGAGCTGGTGTTCCGACTGACATGGCAGTTGGATGTCTTCGAGGAGCAGACAAAGTTTTTCGCAACACATATATACTGCGGTATGATGACCGACACAGGAGCCTTCACCTACAATAGCGACTCGTGCGACATATACTTCATCATCAGCCAGCTGCTTACGAAGAACATCAATAAAGACAAGATATACCGTAACGTGTATCACAACTTCTCAGAAGACCGTTTGCGACTGATGGGATATGTATTATATCAGAAGCTGGTGGTTGACAACACAAGACATGCCTCATATTTCACGCTGAGCCGCGACGACCTGAAGCGTTTTAACTTCGTGAAAGGCGATGCCGAAGGACTGGTGAACATGCCACTACAGATAAAAGGCCACAAGCTTAGCATATCGCTACGCGAGGATACAGAAAAAGAGAATGTCGTATGGGTGAGCCTACGCTCTGTTGATCAGTTCCCATGCAACGAGATGGCGGCACAGTTCTTTAACGGTGGAGGACACCTTAACGCGTCGGGCGGACGACTGAACTGCTCTATCGAGGAAGCTGTAAAAGTGGCAGAGAAAGCCATCCTTGCCTTCGAAAATATGCTAAAAGGTTGA
- a CDS encoding nucleotidyltransferase yields MKPTLFLLAAGMGSRYGGLKQLDGLGPNGETIMDYSIYDAIQAGFGKIVWVIRKDFEEQFRTQILSKYQGQVPCELCFQALDALPEGFKVPEGRVKPWGTNHAVLMGKDVIKEPFCVINCDDFYGRDAFMQIGKYLSNLPEGAKNQYAMVGFRVSNTLSENGTVARGVCAYNEKRHLTDVVERTEIVRCAEDGSKAGEADQPIRYKDENGKWQALGENVPVSMNMWGFTPDYFEHSEAYFREFLSDPKNMENLKAEFFIPLMVNKLITEGTATCEVLDTTSKWFGVTYAADRQATVERIQKLVDEGVYPNKLF; encoded by the coding sequence ATGAAACCAACGCTATTCTTACTCGCTGCCGGCATGGGCAGCCGCTATGGTGGTCTGAAACAGCTCGATGGTCTGGGACCAAACGGCGAAACAATCATGGACTACAGCATCTATGACGCAATTCAGGCTGGATTCGGAAAGATCGTATGGGTAATCCGTAAGGATTTCGAAGAGCAGTTCCGCACACAGATTCTCTCAAAATATCAGGGACAGGTTCCTTGCGAGCTCTGCTTCCAGGCACTCGACGCACTGCCAGAGGGCTTCAAGGTTCCCGAAGGTCGCGTAAAGCCTTGGGGTACAAACCACGCAGTACTCATGGGTAAGGATGTCATCAAGGAGCCATTCTGCGTCATCAACTGCGACGACTTCTATGGTCGCGACGCTTTCATGCAGATCGGCAAGTATCTGAGCAACCTGCCCGAAGGTGCAAAGAACCAGTATGCCATGGTGGGCTTCCGCGTAAGCAACACCCTGTCAGAGAACGGTACAGTGGCTCGTGGCGTATGCGCTTACAATGAGAAGCGTCATCTCACCGACGTAGTAGAACGCACAGAGATCGTTCGCTGCGCTGAGGACGGCTCAAAGGCAGGTGAGGCAGACCAGCCCATCCGCTACAAGGACGAGAACGGCAAATGGCAGGCTCTGGGCGAGAACGTTCCCGTGTCAATGAACATGTGGGGCTTCACACCCGACTACTTCGAGCACTCTGAGGCTTACTTCCGCGAGTTCCTCAGCGACCCGAAGAACATGGAGAACCTGAAGGCTGAGTTCTTCATTCCCCTGATGGTCAACAAGCTCATCACCGAAGGCACCGCAACCTGCGAAGTCCTCGACACCACCTCAAAGTGGTTCGGCGTAACCTATGCTGCCGACCGCCAGGCCACCGTAGAGCGCATCCAGAAGCTCGTCGACGAGGGTGTCTATCCCAACAAGCTGTTCTAA